In Gemmatimonadota bacterium, a single window of DNA contains:
- a CDS encoding nuclear transport factor 2 family protein, with product MSNTALVPPFTKETATKKVRAAEDAWNSRDPERVSMAYSLDSHWRNRAEFVEGRDQIRDFLTGKWEKELDYRLIKEMWAFSDDRIAVRFQYEWHNEANEWFRAYGNELWEFDAEGRMRRREASINDVPIEASDRRYHWPQGPRPADHPGLIDSPE from the coding sequence ATGTCGAACACGGCGCTGGTGCCCCCGTTCACGAAAGAAACAGCCACCAAGAAGGTCCGCGCTGCTGAAGATGCATGGAATAGTCGGGACCCCGAGCGTGTGTCGATGGCCTACAGCCTGGATAGTCATTGGAGGAATCGTGCGGAGTTTGTAGAGGGTCGAGATCAGATTCGAGACTTCCTCACCGGAAAATGGGAGAAGGAACTCGATTACCGGCTCATCAAGGAGATGTGGGCCTTCAGCGACGACCGGATTGCGGTCCGGTTTCAATATGAGTGGCACAACGAAGCGAACGAGTGGTTTCGAGCCTACGGAAACGAGTTGTGGGAATTCGATGCGGAGGGGCGGATGCGACGGCGTGAGGCGAGCATCAACGACGTGCCGATAGAGGCCTCGGACCGACGCTATCACTGGCCGCAGGGGCCACGGCCAGCGGATCACCCGGGCCTGATCGACTCGCCGGAATGA
- a CDS encoding sigma 54-interacting transcriptional regulator — translation MQRRNQSILDSAGEGIYGLDTEGNTTFVNPAAAEILGWTVEELIGKPQHAIIHHTHANGDPYTREECPIYAAFTDGEVHRKDDEVFWRRDGTSLPVEYVSTPIRDEDGELAGAVVSFIDITRRKQQQEALERALEEVKALKDRLEHENQYLQEEIRVEHNFEEIIGNSGALKRVLSRLEKVADTDATVMVTGETGVGKELFARAVHQSSRRSERAFVKVNCAALPQNLIESELFGHERGSFTGATAKRIGRFELADGGTLFLDEIGELPLELQAKLLRVLQEGELERVGGNRTISVDVRIIAATNRDLMKAMEGGTFRDDLYYRLSVFPVEVPALRDRREDIPLLVSYFVKKYATAMGKRIDHVPDDAQRSLQGYDWPGNVRELENIIERGVILSTRGVLCVDEAISIHPPQEVSTRARRTLESVEREHIVEVLDLCEWMVQGPKGAARILDMHPNTLRSRMKKLGIEKKVGLA, via the coding sequence ATGCAGCGGCGCAACCAATCCATCCTCGATTCGGCGGGGGAAGGGATATACGGGTTGGACACGGAGGGGAACACGACGTTCGTAAACCCTGCCGCCGCGGAGATTCTCGGTTGGACGGTGGAGGAACTGATCGGTAAACCGCAACACGCCATTATCCACCACACTCACGCCAACGGGGATCCCTACACAAGGGAGGAGTGCCCGATTTATGCGGCGTTTACGGACGGCGAGGTCCACCGCAAGGACGACGAAGTGTTCTGGAGACGGGACGGAACCTCACTGCCCGTCGAATACGTGAGCACACCGATCCGCGACGAAGACGGTGAGTTGGCGGGCGCCGTGGTGAGTTTCATCGACATCACCCGCAGGAAGCAGCAGCAGGAGGCCCTGGAGCGTGCGCTCGAGGAGGTCAAGGCCCTGAAGGACAGGCTGGAGCATGAGAACCAGTATCTCCAGGAGGAGATCCGCGTCGAGCACAATTTCGAAGAGATCATCGGCAACAGCGGCGCACTGAAGCGGGTGCTTTCTCGCCTGGAAAAGGTCGCGGATACCGATGCCACCGTTATGGTCACGGGAGAAACCGGTGTCGGCAAGGAGCTCTTCGCCCGGGCCGTGCATCAGTCCAGCCGACGTAGCGAGCGTGCCTTCGTGAAGGTGAACTGCGCTGCACTCCCCCAGAACCTGATCGAGAGCGAGCTGTTCGGACACGAGCGTGGCTCCTTCACCGGGGCCACCGCCAAACGGATCGGTCGGTTCGAGTTGGCGGACGGTGGCACACTCTTTCTCGACGAGATCGGCGAACTCCCTCTCGAACTCCAGGCCAAGCTCCTTCGCGTGCTGCAGGAGGGCGAACTGGAGCGAGTGGGTGGCAACCGCACCATCTCGGTAGACGTGCGGATCATTGCCGCAACGAACCGGGATCTCATGAAGGCTATGGAGGGTGGCACCTTCCGCGACGACCTCTACTACAGGTTGAGCGTCTTCCCCGTGGAGGTCCCGGCCCTGCGGGACCGGCGGGAGGATATTCCTTTGCTCGTTTCATACTTCGTGAAGAAATACGCGACGGCGATGGGCAAGCGCATCGACCACGTGCCCGACGACGCGCAACGGTCGCTCCAGGGTTACGATTGGCCGGGAAATGTGCGCGAACTCGAGAACATCATCGAGCGCGGGGTTATCCTGTCCACGCGAGGTGTTCTCTGTGTCGACGAGGCGATTTCGATACACCCTCCCCAGGAGGTCTCCACCCGCGCGCGACGTACCTTGGAGTCAGTCGAACGGGAGCACATCGTCGAGGTTCTCGACCTGTGCGAATGGATGGTCCAGGGACCCAAGGGCGCAGCCCGAATCCTGGATATGCATCCCAACACGCTGAGGTCCCGGATGAAAAAGCTGGGGATCGAAAAGAAGGTCGGGCTGGCGTAG
- a CDS encoding DoxX family protein: MFDSIKSWSPAPLRAVLGFGFVYHGVPKLFSVGGHDMFVGMLSAIGVPAPGITAYFVGGVELVGGLALIAGAFTAVASAVLIVNMLVAMFTVHLPQGFNFIHITGMTDAGPQFGMPGYEVTLLYIAGLASILISGGGAASVGRTTTGFKPSTAVAEIVNQTAA, from the coding sequence ATGTTCGACTCAATCAAGTCATGGTCCCCCGCACCACTCCGAGCCGTACTCGGATTCGGTTTCGTCTACCATGGCGTTCCCAAGCTGTTCAGCGTAGGCGGCCACGACATGTTCGTGGGTATGCTCTCAGCCATTGGCGTGCCTGCTCCCGGCATCACGGCCTACTTCGTAGGTGGCGTGGAACTCGTCGGCGGGCTGGCCCTGATCGCTGGAGCCTTCACTGCGGTGGCCTCTGCAGTGCTGATCGTGAACATGCTGGTTGCGATGTTCACCGTGCATCTCCCGCAGGGCTTCAACTTCATCCACATCACTGGGATGACGGACGCCGGCCCCCAGTTCGGCATGCCTGGCTACGAAGTCACGCTGCTCTACATCGCTGGCCTCGCTTCGATTCTCATTTCTGGCGGTGGCGCCGCCTCTGTCGGGCGAACCACGACCGGCTTCAAGCCCAGCACTGCCGTAGCGGAAATCGTCAACCAGACGGCGGCCTGA
- a CDS encoding pyridoxamine 5'-phosphate oxidase family protein: MTRRYPEIAFGDSVKAVQEENGSRGFGQRLENMEWDDRALGDREREHIERLDHFYMATVNEAGWPYVQFRGGPKGFLKVLGPHTLAFADFRGNMQYISTGNVRADDRVALFLLDQARRKRLKIYARAEVREVDDALRSKLVDPAYDAVIERAYLFYVEAFDWNCQQHITPRFSLEEIREAGPEVWAEIRGDTSLGHPSGDSPDNTTGNPRDTTTTVTNTTKRTPS; encoded by the coding sequence ATGACCCGCCGTTACCCGGAAATCGCGTTCGGCGACAGCGTGAAGGCCGTCCAGGAAGAGAACGGGAGCCGCGGATTCGGCCAGCGTCTCGAGAACATGGAGTGGGATGATCGCGCGCTGGGGGACCGAGAGCGCGAGCACATCGAACGTCTCGATCACTTCTACATGGCGACGGTGAACGAAGCCGGCTGGCCGTACGTGCAGTTCCGTGGTGGACCCAAGGGTTTTCTCAAAGTACTGGGTCCTCACACCCTCGCCTTCGCCGATTTCCGGGGGAACATGCAGTACATCAGTACCGGCAACGTCCGGGCCGACGATCGAGTGGCGCTCTTCCTGCTCGATCAGGCTCGCCGCAAACGACTCAAGATCTACGCTAGGGCCGAAGTCCGAGAGGTGGATGACGCCTTGAGATCAAAGCTGGTGGATCCGGCTTACGACGCCGTGATCGAGCGCGCCTACCTGTTCTACGTCGAGGCGTTCGACTGGAACTGCCAGCAACACATTACTCCCCGCTTCAGCCTCGAAGAAATCAGGGAGGCAGGCCCGGAGGTGTGGGCGGAGATCAGGGGAGACACCTCCCTCGGCCACCCATCAGGCGACTCCCCCGACAACACCACAGGAAACCCAAGAGATACGACCACCACAGTAACCAACACAACCAAAAGGACTCCATCATGA